In Patescibacteria group bacterium, the following proteins share a genomic window:
- a CDS encoding DNA polymerase III subunit alpha, producing the protein MAKFVHLHNHTHYSLLDGLTKIDELVGAAKKDDAPAVAITDHGTMYGVIEFYEKCKKAGIKPIVGVEAYLAPGSRTDKATKEDERNYHLLLLAKNNAGYKNLLKLTSIAHLEGYYYKPRIDWEVLSLYKDGLIACTACASGEIPKLIIAGNLPKARKRILEYKELFGPGNFYLELQDHPSLPEQKIVNRELIEFSRELGVPLVATNDLHYLKEEDADVQDVLLCLQTKRKKEDSNRMEMSGSDYYYKTAREMEKFFSDVPEALSNTLKIAEECNVEIEMGNVQLPYFKVPEGQNEMGYIRKLCEEGLEKRRQIKFSQAEPAIKERLDYELSVIEKMGWPSYFLIVADFVNWAKDNGIVVGPGRGSAAGSLACYLMGITNLDPLKYDLLFERFLNPDRISMPDIDMDFADLRRDEVIRYVEKKYGKEHVSQIITFGTMAARASLRDVGRVLDYPYEYCDRLAKMIPPLTKLKKAIGLVPELKEIYEKEDAAKKILTYAMRLEGVARHASTHACGVLITKNPLTDYVPLQYASSSDRSIVSQYSLHPIEDLGLLKMDFLGLKNLTIIESAIRIIKNTRGLKIDIDKIPLDDPDTFGLFQNGETTGVFQFESSGMKRYMKELKPNDFEDIVAMVALYRPGPMEWIPDYIQRKYGRKKVEYLHPKLEPILKKTYGVAIYQEQVMQIARQLAGFSMGEADVLRKAMGKKIAELLAEQKEKFIDGCVKNGISKELGEGIFSFIEPFAGYGFNRSHAACYALIGYQTAYLKAHWPTEFMAALLISDQGDIDRVAIEIEECRKMGIEVLAPDINQSFDFFTVITSGTQTNQIAREDEKVNTIRFGLKAIKNFGAHIGEAIIKERKENGPFKNISDLLKRVVDKDLNKKSLESLIKSGSLDQFGERGMFLENIEAMLSFNKDIARAKSSAQVSLFFDAPLLNQFEEVKLKPAAPVERQKKLAWEKEFLGLYISDHPFLDFKKEAGALIPPIREVKRASRNEPVNLAGIIASVKKIITKNGESMAFVKIEDDTDNLEALVFPRLYKSSGEIWQEGKAVALLGKLSEKDQDVKLLCDKAVILELGKVKEILRGLKPEYRTNGNSFTFNGRNTNGNGQEGGRGDFSAKNEGGVKKTPRQEKIVLISIGGNFDNNFLETLKKIFLSAPGSSKVFLKVKNEGQKDKIVETGFKVSAEALASGQIQGVEKLNLELVDKV; encoded by the coding sequence ATGGCTAAATTTGTCCATCTCCATAACCATACCCATTATTCGCTTTTAGACGGCCTCACAAAAATTGATGAGCTAGTTGGCGCGGCAAAAAAAGACGACGCGCCGGCCGTTGCCATAACCGACCACGGTACGATGTACGGCGTTATTGAGTTTTACGAAAAATGCAAGAAGGCGGGAATCAAGCCGATTGTCGGCGTGGAGGCGTATTTAGCTCCCGGATCGCGCACCGACAAAGCCACCAAAGAAGATGAAAGAAATTACCATCTTCTTTTGCTCGCTAAAAATAATGCCGGCTATAAGAATCTCCTTAAACTTACTTCAATCGCCCATCTGGAAGGATATTATTATAAGCCGCGCATCGATTGGGAAGTGCTTTCATTATATAAAGACGGACTTATTGCCTGCACGGCCTGCGCTTCGGGAGAAATCCCGAAGCTTATTATCGCCGGAAACCTTCCTAAAGCCAGGAAGAGAATTTTAGAATATAAAGAGCTTTTTGGCCCGGGGAATTTTTATCTTGAACTGCAAGACCATCCCAGCCTGCCGGAGCAGAAAATAGTGAATCGGGAGCTAATCGAATTTTCGCGCGAACTCGGGGTGCCGCTGGTCGCGACCAACGATCTGCATTATTTAAAGGAAGAAGACGCGGATGTTCAGGATGTTTTATTGTGCCTGCAGACCAAGAGAAAAAAAGAAGATTCCAACCGGATGGAGATGTCCGGGAGCGATTATTACTATAAGACTGCCAGGGAAATGGAAAAGTTTTTTTCCGATGTCCCCGAAGCCCTATCGAATACTTTAAAAATCGCCGAAGAATGTAATGTCGAAATCGAAATGGGAAACGTCCAGCTGCCGTATTTTAAAGTTCCGGAAGGCCAAAACGAAATGGGTTATATAAGAAAGCTTTGCGAAGAGGGCCTGGAAAAAAGGCGGCAGATAAAGTTTAGCCAGGCTGAACCGGCAATAAAAGAACGGCTGGATTATGAATTGTCGGTAATCGAAAAAATGGGCTGGCCGTCATACTTTTTGATTGTGGCCGATTTTGTAAATTGGGCAAAGGACAACGGGATAGTAGTCGGGCCGGGCCGCGGATCGGCGGCCGGGTCGCTTGCTTGCTATTTGATGGGAATTACCAATTTGGATCCGCTTAAATATGATTTGCTTTTTGAAAGGTTTTTAAATCCTGACCGCATCAGCATGCCGGATATTGATATGGATTTTGCCGATCTTCGGAGGGATGAAGTGATTCGGTATGTCGAAAAAAAGTACGGCAAAGAGCACGTCTCCCAAATCATCACCTTTGGAACCATGGCCGCCCGGGCCTCATTAAGGGACGTCGGCCGGGTACTGGATTATCCTTATGAATATTGCGACCGGCTGGCTAAGATGATCCCCCCGCTTACTAAACTGAAAAAAGCCATCGGCTTAGTCCCGGAACTAAAAGAAATTTATGAGAAAGAAGACGCGGCCAAAAAAATATTAACCTATGCCATGCGCCTGGAAGGAGTCGCCCGCCACGCATCAACGCACGCCTGCGGAGTGTTAATTACAAAAAATCCTTTAACCGATTACGTCCCCCTGCAATACGCTTCTTCGTCTGACCGGAGTATTGTCTCCCAATATTCTCTGCATCCAATTGAGGACTTGGGGCTCCTCAAAATGGATTTTTTGGGGCTTAAGAACCTGACTATCATCGAGTCGGCAATCCGGATAATAAAAAATACTCGGGGATTGAAAATCGACATCGATAAGATTCCTTTGGACGATCCGGATACTTTCGGGCTGTTCCAGAACGGAGAAACAACCGGCGTATTCCAATTCGAATCCTCGGGCATGAAGCGGTATATGAAAGAACTGAAGCCGAACGACTTTGAAGATATAGTCGCCATGGTAGCCTTGTACCGGCCGGGGCCGATGGAATGGATTCCGGATTATATCCAAAGAAAGTATGGGAGGAAAAAAGTCGAGTACTTGCATCCCAAGCTCGAGCCGATTTTAAAAAAAACCTACGGGGTGGCGATCTACCAGGAGCAAGTCATGCAAATCGCGCGGCAATTAGCCGGGTTTTCTATGGGCGAAGCCGACGTCTTGCGCAAAGCGATGGGAAAAAAGATCGCCGAGCTTTTGGCCGAACAAAAAGAAAAGTTCATTGACGGATGCGTTAAAAACGGAATTTCCAAAGAGCTGGGCGAGGGTATATTTTCTTTTATCGAGCCTTTTGCCGGGTATGGCTTTAACCGTTCGCACGCCGCCTGCTACGCTTTAATCGGCTATCAGACCGCCTATTTAAAAGCTCATTGGCCGACTGAATTCATGGCGGCGCTACTCATTTCCGATCAGGGCGATATTGACCGGGTAGCCATCGAAATTGAAGAGTGCCGGAAAATGGGAATTGAGGTTTTAGCGCCGGACATAAACCAGTCATTTGATTTTTTTACGGTAATAACGTCCGGCACCCAAACCAACCAAATCGCGCGCGAAGATGAAAAGGTTAATACCATCCGCTTCGGTCTTAAAGCCATAAAAAATTTCGGCGCCCATATCGGCGAAGCCATAATTAAGGAAAGGAAGGAAAACGGACCTTTCAAAAATATAAGCGACCTATTGAAGCGGGTAGTCGATAAGGACTTAAATAAAAAGTCGCTTGAGAGCCTTATTAAATCCGGCAGTCTGGACCAATTCGGGGAAAGAGGGATGTTTTTAGAGAATATCGAGGCGATGCTAAGCTTTAATAAGGATATTGCCCGGGCTAAGTCTAGCGCCCAGGTAAGTTTATTTTTTGACGCGCCGCTGTTAAACCAGTTTGAAGAAGTAAAATTAAAGCCGGCCGCTCCGGTCGAAAGGCAAAAAAAACTGGCCTGGGAAAAAGAATTTTTGGGTTTATATATTTCCGACCATCCGTTTTTAGATTTTAAAAAGGAAGCTGGAGCGCTAATTCCCCCCATCCGGGAAGTAAAGCGCGCTTCCCGGAATGAGCCGGTTAATTTAGCCGGCATTATAGCGAGCGTAAAAAAAATCATTACCAAAAACGGAGAATCAATGGCCTTCGTAAAAATTGAAGATGATACGGACAATCTTGAAGCTTTAGTCTTCCCCCGGCTTTATAAAAGCTCCGGAGAAATCTGGCAGGAAGGAAAAGCTGTCGCCCTCCTGGGGAAACTTTCGGAAAAAGACCAGGACGTGAAATTGCTTTGCGATAAAGCCGTAATTTTGGAATTGGGAAAAGTAAAGGAAATTTTAAGGGGGCTAAAGCCTGAATACCGGACCAACGGCAATTCGTTCACTTTTAACGGGCGCAATACTAACGGAAACGGCCAGGAGGGCGGCCGCGGCGATTTTAGCGCGAAGAATGAAGGCGGAGTAAAAAAAACGCCGCGCCAGGAAAAAATTGTTTTAATTTCCATCGGCGGTAATTTTGACAATAATTTTCTTGAAACCCTGAAAAAAATATTCCTCTCCGCCCCCGGAAGCTCAAAAGTATTTTTAAAGGTTAAAAACGAAGGGCAAAAAGACAAAATAGTCGAAACCGGCTTTAAGGTAAGCGCCGAAGCGCTGGCCTCCGGCCAAATTCAGGGGGTGGAAAAATTAAATTTGGAGCTTGTAGACAAGGTTTGA
- a CDS encoding ParB/RepB/Spo0J family partition protein — protein MANGLGRGLSSLIPQKVKKVTTAAGETVVDVSSDFDRDKVLHLAPEKISVNPQQPRKDFNEKQLQELMESISQYGIIQPLVITRAGNKYELIAGERRLRAARALGLKEVPAIVREAGEQEKLELALIENIQREDLNPIELALSYRKLIDEFNITHEELGRRIGKSRPVISNTLRFLGLPEKIQEAITKGDLNSRHAIALAGLDSPAKQMALFERIMKEGLNTVDVFKEVQTKFGGSKESRIKADPRDQKREEVLQKYFGTRAEIQRTGKGGRIIITYYGDEMLDDIIDKIGGID, from the coding sequence ATGGCCAATGGACTCGGCAGGGGACTCTCATCGCTCATTCCCCAAAAAGTGAAAAAAGTTACAACCGCGGCCGGCGAGACCGTTGTTGACGTATCAAGCGATTTTGACCGCGACAAAGTTTTGCATTTGGCGCCGGAGAAAATTTCCGTCAACCCGCAGCAGCCGAGAAAAGATTTTAATGAAAAACAGCTTCAGGAATTAATGGAATCAATTTCCCAGTACGGAATTATCCAGCCTTTGGTAATAACCCGCGCCGGAAATAAATATGAGCTTATCGCCGGCGAAAGGCGCCTTAGGGCCGCGAGAGCTTTAGGGCTAAAAGAAGTGCCGGCCATTGTCCGGGAAGCCGGGGAGCAGGAGAAACTAGAATTGGCCTTGATAGAAAATATCCAAAGGGAAGACTTAAATCCGATTGAGCTCGCTCTGTCTTACCGCAAGCTGATTGATGAATTTAATATTACCCACGAAGAATTAGGGCGCCGAATCGGAAAATCCCGGCCGGTGATTTCTAATACTTTGCGTTTCCTCGGCTTGCCGGAGAAAATCCAGGAAGCGATTACAAAAGGCGATTTGAATTCCCGGCACGCCATCGCTTTAGCCGGCCTTGACAGCCCCGCGAAGCAAATGGCACTATTTGAAAGGATAATGAAAGAAGGCCTTAATACAGTTGATGTTTTTAAAGAAGTGCAAACAAAGTTCGGCGGATCAAAAGAGTCGCGGATTAAGGCCGACCCGCGAGACCAAAAAAGGGAAGAGGTTTTGCAAAAGTATTTCGGCACCCGGGCGGAAATCCAGCGCACCGGAAAAGGCGGGAGGATAATTATAACTTATTACGGAGACGAAATGCTAGATGATATAATCGATAAGATCGGCGGGATTGATTAA
- a CDS encoding AAA family ATPase — protein MGKIISIVNQKGGVGKTTTAVNLGAYLAYFGKEVLLVDIDPQANATSGLGIDHRNLEHGVYEAIIGNKPIFEVIKRTLQDGFKVAPSTIALAGAGVELVSMHDREFRLKNILDEVKDEYDFVIIDGPPSVGLLTINSLVAADQVLIPIQSEYYALEGLGQLLETISLVQNNLKPNLNILGALITMFDRRNRLSGSVMQELYQYFPNRVLRTVIPRSVRLAEAPSYGRSILHYDPKSRGGRAYEKLAREIIDLY, from the coding sequence ATGGGCAAGATTATTTCTATTGTCAATCAAAAGGGCGGAGTGGGAAAAACTACGACGGCCGTTAATTTAGGGGCGTACCTGGCCTATTTTGGCAAGGAAGTTTTATTAGTGGATATTGACCCGCAAGCTAACGCTACTTCGGGTTTAGGCATCGACCACCGGAATCTGGAGCACGGCGTTTATGAGGCTATAATCGGGAACAAGCCGATTTTTGAAGTGATAAAAAGGACTTTGCAGGACGGATTTAAAGTCGCGCCTTCGACAATTGCTTTAGCCGGCGCCGGAGTAGAGCTGGTTAGCATGCACGACCGCGAATTCAGGCTGAAAAACATACTGGATGAAGTAAAAGATGAATACGATTTTGTAATAATCGACGGGCCGCCGTCGGTCGGCCTTTTGACAATTAATAGCTTAGTAGCCGCTGATCAGGTTTTAATTCCTATTCAAAGCGAATATTACGCGTTAGAAGGGCTGGGCCAGCTTTTGGAAACTATCAGCCTGGTGCAAAACAATTTGAAGCCCAATTTGAATATTTTGGGGGCGCTCATTACCATGTTCGACCGAAGGAACCGGCTTTCCGGATCGGTCATGCAGGAATTGTACCAATATTTTCCCAACCGGGTATTGCGGACGGTAATCCCAAGAAGCGTGCGCCTGGCTGAAGCGCCGAGCTACGGGCGCTCGATATTGCATTATGACCCCAAATCAAGGGGCGGCCGGGCGTACGAAAAACTGGCCAGGGAAATAATCGACCTGTATTAA
- a CDS encoding trypsin-like peptidase domain-containing protein translates to MAKKFVYLFIGLAFTAGIIVGGVYAVRNGITTAVADNLRLDDQEATIRAINKVKPAVVSVIIYNKEDDIRVKKGSGTGFIISSDGLIITNKHVAAVASEKTSEYRIILASGKEYYAQFIGKDPLNDLAILKIFDKNLPYIEMGDSDKLVEGMTVIAIGNTLGLYQNTVTKGIVSGLGRSVAASDKNGQAELLDNVIQSDADINPGNSGGPLIDLSGKVVGINTAIDQDGQGVSFAIPINDARPVITSVKERGRIVRARLGVHYTMLTPEIAKDKKLGRDKGAWIIAGENGSPAILADSPAEKAGLQAGDIVYEVNGIKIEGGKTLQSITQRYKPGNKIGLKILRGGKSIVINVVLDEFK, encoded by the coding sequence ATGGCAAAAAAATTTGTTTATCTCTTTATTGGCCTGGCTTTCACGGCCGGAATAATCGTTGGCGGAGTTTACGCCGTCCGCAACGGCATAACCACCGCGGTGGCCGACAATCTGCGTTTAGACGACCAGGAAGCGACCATCCGGGCGATTAATAAGGTTAAACCGGCAGTTGTAAGCGTTATCATTTACAACAAAGAAGATGATATCCGGGTAAAAAAGGGCTCGGGCACCGGGTTTATAATTTCATCCGATGGTTTGATTATTACCAACAAGCACGTGGCCGCGGTAGCCAGCGAAAAAACTTCCGAGTACCGGATCATACTGGCGAGCGGCAAAGAATATTACGCCCAGTTTATCGGCAAAGATCCTTTGAACGACCTGGCGATTTTAAAAATTTTCGATAAGAATTTGCCGTATATCGAGATGGGCGATTCGGATAAATTAGTTGAAGGGATGACGGTAATAGCGATTGGCAATACTTTAGGCCTCTACCAAAATACCGTGACCAAGGGAATCGTTTCCGGACTGGGAAGAAGCGTCGCGGCCAGCGACAAAAACGGTCAGGCGGAATTACTGGATAATGTAATCCAGTCTGACGCGGACATCAATCCGGGCAATTCCGGCGGGCCGCTAATAGATTTAAGCGGCAAAGTGGTCGGCATCAATACGGCGATTGACCAAGACGGCCAAGGAGTGAGTTTTGCTATTCCGATTAACGACGCCCGGCCGGTAATAACTAGCGTAAAAGAACGCGGCCGGATAGTTCGGGCGCGGCTGGGGGTGCACTATACTATGCTCACCCCGGAAATAGCCAAAGATAAAAAATTAGGCCGGGATAAGGGCGCTTGGATAATAGCGGGTGAAAACGGATCGCCGGCCATTTTAGCGGATTCGCCGGCGGAAAAGGCCGGTCTTCAAGCCGGGGATATAGTTTATGAGGTAAACGGGATTAAGATCGAGGGGGGAAAAACTTTGCAGAGCATTACCCAAAGGTACAAGCCGGGCAACAAGATCGGCTTGAAGATTTTAAGGGGAGGCAAGTCAATCGTCATAAACGTGGTATTGGATGAATTCAAATAA
- the dnaJ gene encoding molecular chaperone DnaJ, whose amino-acid sequence MSKDYYKILGVDKNASQDDIKKAFRKLAHVHHPDKGGGDEKKFKEINEAYQVLGDAKKRAQYDQFGSAFEQAQGAGGFGGFEGFRDFSGYTNGFNINMDDLGDMFGGLGDMFGFGRRSGGGGRRAKRGRDIETEIEINFQDAVFGVEKDIRIRKNVACDKCQGSGAEPGAKIEACPVCNGSGRIIKNQRTIFGTVQMETICHNCQGEGKIPSQKCSKCRGSGVYNNDPSITIKIPAGIDNGESIRFAGQGEAGEKGAPSGDLYIKIRVKPDSRFRREGYDIYSEAQIKFTQAAIGAKIEVETVDGNVELKIPEGTQPGTVFRLKEKGVLRLRGRGRGDHLVKVNVRIPKGLSRKLKKTLEELSEDGI is encoded by the coding sequence ATGTCAAAAGATTACTATAAAATTTTAGGCGTCGATAAAAATGCTTCGCAGGACGATATAAAAAAAGCTTTCAGGAAGCTCGCGCACGTGCACCATCCGGATAAAGGCGGCGGAGATGAAAAGAAATTCAAAGAAATAAATGAAGCTTACCAGGTTTTGGGCGACGCGAAAAAACGGGCGCAATACGACCAGTTTGGTTCAGCATTCGAGCAAGCGCAAGGCGCCGGAGGCTTTGGCGGCTTTGAAGGCTTCCGCGATTTTTCGGGCTACACCAACGGATTTAACATTAACATGGATGACCTGGGCGATATGTTCGGCGGACTGGGGGACATGTTCGGCTTTGGCCGGCGATCCGGCGGAGGCGGGCGAAGAGCAAAAAGAGGGCGGGATATTGAAACGGAAATTGAAATAAATTTTCAAGACGCGGTTTTTGGCGTCGAAAAGGATATTCGAATCAGGAAGAATGTTGCTTGCGATAAATGCCAGGGGTCGGGCGCGGAACCGGGAGCTAAAATCGAGGCTTGTCCGGTCTGCAATGGATCCGGCAGGATAATAAAAAACCAAAGGACGATTTTCGGCACCGTGCAGATGGAAACTATCTGCCATAATTGCCAGGGCGAAGGGAAAATCCCAAGCCAGAAATGCTCCAAGTGCCGCGGCTCGGGCGTATACAATAACGATCCGAGCATTACCATAAAAATCCCGGCTGGAATCGATAACGGCGAATCAATCCGGTTTGCGGGCCAAGGCGAAGCCGGCGAAAAAGGCGCGCCATCAGGCGACCTGTATATTAAAATAAGAGTCAAGCCTGATTCGCGCTTTAGGCGCGAAGGTTATGATATCTATAGCGAAGCGCAAATAAAATTTACCCAGGCGGCGATTGGCGCTAAAATCGAAGTGGAAACCGTGGACGGAAACGTGGAATTAAAAATTCCCGAAGGCACCCAGCCAGGTACCGTGTTTCGGCTAAAAGAAAAGGGCGTTTTAAGGCTCCGCGGCCGCGGGCGGGGCGACCATCTGGTAAAAGTAAACGTGCGGATACCTAAGGGCTTGAGCCGGAAGCTGAAAAAAACTTTAGAGGAGTTGAGCGAGGACGGAATTTAA